One genomic region from Halomicrobium zhouii encodes:
- a CDS encoding helicase-related protein: MPDRDLGRTKDLEQISSRIVSEVRNRATGGHYEIGEIHVGSAPKNTFFSGCLSPGTEELEFEDDDIYSRASPSALHMLIRVAPSVNGAAFAIDPSFSVYARVHPPRYADVQTTDRGYYRKYSVDVEPTTVKTRSPEAGEEAISADLEDAEEDISQALQKALEAVRDEMAADPLRYRPESNQDVREAIVEDRFAAQSEYEEFVDGVEGKAVYPDINPRIAFDLRGIDDGDLQLRVSLENRSDEPESGQLDDVDNGMYESRLRLLPEGGSRFDHINFTRLPEDYRYNRELPGYGVNCSVEQPEGSDALVTNCMPSHEQKRYIHKEPDRDAARPLFDHLAEDPLPVLRALRDEMKEYDSGTWKDRIDELREGDGDLETAQQNREAFQEEIARLESGIKLLAEHDEALRSFKLMNRTFDRKVLREDGTRDYDSWRLFQIVFIVANIRDIVARTDESVQTDAREEVSLIWFPTGGGKTEAYLGLMIFNMLFDRLRGKAFGVTSLMRYPLRLLSLQQFQRITELMMYADEVRREQSLGGDPFEVGYLTGGTENKMRDVIEEEFGSKAVSYSDQEGNQKKVENLAQRWESDNLNNISKEEFRVLNRCPKCGGDVSLEVDAKEVQINHICTNESCTWHRLPVYVVDNEIYRKLPTLIIGTQDKLAGLGYERKFRLMLGYASEECPEHGYTDGTACTEKYFCTESEQTHTNLDPVDPVPGLQIQDELHLIKEELGTFESHYWGAMNKIIEWSGNTSSNVIAATATIEEFENQIRHLYKKEGSLFPAPGPDYRESFYAGEDPEEVQRHFIGITPWNRSHINSIISIIRAHEEAIQTLNQNAEKMVSDRDYRTLDSAGELREMLRYYDTAVNYVISKKEGDRINQSVNTQINPDLQSAGFERINQLSLTGDSSFQAVSSMLDRFESLADDPSLQDQTEDLIIATSTISHGVDLDVLNFMLFFGMPRRTAEYIQSSSRVGRKYPGIVIDCFHPIRERDRSHFHYFDKYHEYQDRLVEPVPVNRRAKFSIQRTLPGLFMALILQRYYGEIEAEYGSPYMTSNVANAHSNGLITQQQLMDDLDDIYSDWNGDNVFRDEISHRIETYLTAIDKQQKKFVSDSLPDGNRPMWSLRDVDVPVDIFTSREEGKIVDTINAGRGDGA, translated from the coding sequence ATGCCAGACCGAGATCTGGGGCGTACCAAGGATCTCGAGCAGATTTCTTCACGGATAGTTTCCGAGGTCCGAAACCGGGCGACAGGCGGCCACTATGAGATCGGTGAGATACATGTGGGTAGCGCCCCGAAGAATACGTTCTTCTCGGGTTGTCTCTCCCCCGGGACAGAGGAGCTAGAGTTCGAGGATGACGACATCTATTCGAGGGCCTCTCCCAGTGCTCTCCATATGCTGATCCGCGTGGCGCCAAGCGTCAACGGCGCTGCATTCGCTATCGACCCTTCCTTCAGTGTATACGCCCGCGTCCATCCGCCAAGATATGCTGACGTCCAGACAACTGACCGCGGTTACTATCGCAAGTACAGCGTTGATGTAGAGCCGACCACTGTAAAGACACGCTCTCCAGAAGCGGGTGAAGAAGCAATCTCGGCCGACCTGGAGGACGCTGAGGAAGATATCTCCCAGGCATTGCAGAAGGCATTGGAAGCGGTTCGAGATGAAATGGCAGCGGATCCGCTACGCTACCGCCCGGAGTCGAATCAAGACGTTCGGGAAGCCATCGTCGAGGATCGGTTTGCTGCACAGTCTGAGTACGAAGAGTTCGTAGATGGAGTCGAGGGTAAGGCAGTGTATCCCGATATCAATCCGAGGATAGCTTTCGATCTGCGCGGGATCGATGACGGGGACCTACAACTCCGAGTGAGTCTAGAGAACAGGTCTGACGAACCCGAAAGCGGTCAGCTGGATGACGTTGACAACGGTATGTACGAATCCCGACTCCGGCTTTTACCGGAGGGTGGATCTAGATTTGATCATATCAATTTCACCCGTCTTCCGGAAGACTACCGCTACAATCGTGAGCTCCCGGGATATGGGGTAAATTGCTCGGTTGAGCAGCCCGAAGGGTCGGACGCCCTCGTTACAAATTGCATGCCGTCCCATGAGCAGAAGCGTTACATCCACAAGGAGCCCGATCGGGACGCTGCCCGGCCGCTGTTCGATCATCTGGCAGAGGACCCGTTGCCGGTCCTCCGAGCATTGCGCGATGAGATGAAAGAATACGATTCGGGGACCTGGAAGGATCGAATCGATGAACTGCGCGAGGGTGACGGGGATCTAGAAACAGCTCAGCAGAACCGCGAGGCCTTCCAAGAGGAGATCGCCCGCCTTGAAAGCGGGATCAAACTACTGGCCGAGCACGATGAGGCACTCCGCTCGTTCAAGCTGATGAACCGGACATTCGACCGAAAGGTTCTGCGGGAGGATGGTACACGAGACTACGATTCCTGGCGTCTCTTTCAGATTGTCTTCATCGTTGCCAATATCCGTGATATCGTCGCCCGGACTGATGAGTCCGTTCAGACCGATGCCCGAGAGGAAGTGAGCCTGATCTGGTTCCCGACTGGTGGCGGGAAAACGGAGGCATACCTCGGTCTGATGATCTTCAACATGCTGTTCGATCGTCTCCGAGGCAAGGCCTTCGGCGTCACCTCATTGATGCGCTACCCGCTCAGGCTGCTGAGTCTCCAGCAGTTCCAGCGCATCACTGAACTCATGATGTATGCCGATGAGGTCCGCCGTGAGCAATCTCTGGGTGGAGATCCGTTCGAGGTCGGTTATCTTACCGGGGGGACCGAGAACAAAATGCGGGACGTAATCGAAGAAGAGTTCGGTAGCAAGGCCGTCAGTTATAGCGACCAAGAGGGCAATCAGAAAAAAGTAGAAAATCTTGCGCAACGCTGGGAGTCTGACAATCTAAATAATATCTCGAAAGAAGAGTTCCGCGTTCTCAACCGTTGTCCGAAATGTGGAGGGGACGTAAGTCTCGAAGTCGACGCTAAAGAGGTTCAGATCAATCACATCTGTACGAACGAGTCGTGTACTTGGCACCGGCTCCCGGTCTATGTAGTGGACAACGAGATCTATCGAAAGCTTCCGACGCTGATCATCGGGACCCAGGACAAGCTGGCCGGGCTGGGATACGAACGCAAATTCCGACTTATGCTGGGCTATGCAAGTGAGGAGTGTCCTGAGCACGGCTACACCGACGGGACTGCCTGCACGGAGAAGTATTTCTGTACGGAGAGTGAGCAGACCCACACCAATCTTGATCCGGTCGATCCGGTTCCAGGTCTACAGATCCAAGACGAGCTACACCTGATCAAGGAAGAGCTGGGGACTTTCGAGAGTCACTACTGGGGAGCGATGAACAAAATCATCGAGTGGAGCGGAAACACATCTTCGAACGTTATCGCAGCAACCGCGACCATCGAGGAATTCGAAAACCAGATCAGGCACCTCTACAAAAAAGAAGGTTCACTGTTCCCTGCACCTGGCCCAGACTACAGGGAATCATTCTACGCCGGTGAGGATCCAGAGGAGGTTCAGCGCCATTTCATCGGGATTACACCTTGGAACCGGTCACACATCAATAGCATCATCAGCATCATACGAGCCCACGAGGAGGCCATCCAGACACTCAATCAAAACGCGGAGAAGATGGTGTCCGATCGGGACTACCGGACCCTGGATTCGGCCGGGGAGCTGCGGGAGATGCTCAGGTATTACGATACGGCTGTTAATTACGTCATCAGCAAGAAGGAAGGTGACAGGATCAACCAGTCTGTCAACACCCAGATCAACCCAGATCTGCAGTCAGCCGGATTCGAGCGGATAAACCAGCTCAGCCTGACCGGAGACAGCAGCTTCCAGGCGGTCTCGAGTATGCTGGATCGCTTCGAGTCCTTGGCCGATGACCCGTCGCTACAGGACCAAACAGAGGACCTGATTATCGCAACTAGCACTATCAGTCACGGAGTGGACCTGGACGTACTGAACTTCATGCTGTTTTTCGGAATGCCCAGACGTACCGCGGAATATATCCAGTCAAGCAGCCGTGTGGGCAGGAAGTATCCGGGCATCGTTATCGATTGCTTCCATCCCATCCGAGAACGCGATCGGAGTCACTTCCATTACTTCGACAAATACCACGAATACCAGGACCGACTTGTCGAGCCTGTCCCGGTAAACCGGCGGGCTAAATTTAGCATTCAGCGAACGCTTCCAGGTCTGTTCATGGCGTTGATTCTACAGCGCTACTACGGCGAGATCGAAGCTGAGTACGGTTCCCCGTACATGACTAGCAATGTGGCCAATGCCCACTCGAACGGCCTCATCACCCAGCAACAACTCATGGACGACTTGGACGATATCTATAGCGACTGGAATGGCGACAACGTATTCAGAGACGAGATAAGCCACCGCATCGAAACGTATCTGACCGCTATCGATAAACAGCAGAAGAAGTTCGTGAGCGATAGCCTCCCGGATGGAAACCGGCCAATGTGGAGCCTGCGAGACGTTGATGTCCCTGTCGACATCTTCACCAGTCGGGAGGAAGGAAAAATTGTTGATACGATTAACGCTGGCCGAGGTGATGGAGCATGA
- a CDS encoding helix-turn-helix domain-containing protein — MRIPTGEELRDARTERGLTQAELAERADVSQPLIARVESEDVDSRLGTLHSIVSALNGSETAFEQEEVELVMPSALKDARKQAGFTQGELAEVAGVSQPLISRIEREDVNPRASTLRSLFDHLDPVSETIDDGPTDSPGWESDNEILAEIESQFDALYDDDRSPDSGSTDSVNELSECHSCEVDLSGYPNPTFCPHCGSELDS; from the coding sequence ATGCGGATTCCGACCGGGGAGGAACTTCGAGACGCACGCACGGAACGTGGACTAACGCAAGCCGAACTCGCTGAACGGGCCGACGTTTCACAACCGCTCATCGCCCGGGTAGAATCCGAAGACGTCGACTCTAGGCTCGGAACACTCCACTCAATCGTCTCGGCACTCAACGGCTCGGAGACTGCTTTCGAACAGGAAGAGGTCGAGCTCGTGATGCCGTCGGCGCTAAAAGACGCCAGAAAGCAGGCGGGGTTCACCCAGGGAGAACTGGCAGAGGTCGCAGGCGTCTCGCAGCCCTTGATCTCCCGAATTGAGCGTGAGGACGTGAACCCGCGTGCTTCGACGCTCCGGTCGTTGTTTGACCATCTGGATCCGGTGTCCGAAACGATCGATGACGGACCGACAGATTCGCCGGGATGGGAATCCGATAACGAGATTCTCGCGGAGATCGAATCCCAATTCGACGCTCTGTATGACGATGACCGGTCCCCAGATTCTGGGAGTACGGACTCAGTGAACGAACTGAGCGAATGCCATAGCTGTGAAGTGGATCTAAGTGGGTATCCCAACCCGACCTTCTGTCCGCACTGCGGTTCCGAACTCGATAGCTGA
- a CDS encoding HhH-GPD family protein, protein MKGGLPFGYTSASVAEIRENIDTEAAVVCLKDTAVDHPRVLIEAFIECIPDLLSWLETNGRDYPWRQTTDPWKVYSAEILLQRTRGDAVADIYDDFQDHFPTPRDLYEASEEEIREMVHSLGFVNHRTRTLKEIGELFVEEHAGKVPDSLDELTRPWRAGTYSARACQLFARGEPLALVDANYSRVIGRVLGYQMPDQPHKSDDVYELMEALVPKEPGLARAFNFAILDLGALICTPQNPRCETCPLQNACVYAGKQQLTD, encoded by the coding sequence ATGAAAGGTGGTCTGCCATTTGGCTACACCAGCGCCTCTGTAGCAGAAATTCGAGAGAATATCGATACTGAAGCAGCTGTAGTTTGCCTCAAAGACACCGCTGTTGACCACCCTCGTGTTCTCATAGAAGCGTTCATTGAATGCATCCCCGACCTCCTAAGTTGGCTTGAAACAAATGGGCGTGACTATCCTTGGCGCCAGACCACTGACCCTTGGAAAGTCTATAGCGCTGAAATTCTGCTCCAGCGAACTCGCGGGGATGCAGTCGCTGATATCTATGACGACTTCCAAGACCACTTCCCCACTCCTCGAGATCTCTATGAAGCCTCTGAAGAGGAGATCAGGGAAATGGTCCACTCGCTTGGCTTCGTAAACCACCGAACCCGGACCCTAAAGGAGATTGGCGAGCTTTTTGTTGAGGAGCATGCTGGGAAGGTCCCTGACTCTCTTGATGAGCTCACACGCCCCTGGCGAGCCGGAACCTACTCCGCCCGGGCCTGCCAACTTTTTGCCAGGGGAGAGCCGCTGGCCCTAGTTGACGCCAATTATTCACGTGTTATCGGACGGGTGCTGGGTTACCAGATGCCTGACCAACCGCACAAGAGCGACGATGTATACGAGTTAATGGAAGCACTGGTCCCCAAGGAGCCCGGGCTGGCACGAGCATTTAACTTTGCCATCCTTGATCTGGGGGCACTGATCTGTACCCCCCAGAATCCTAGATGCGAGACTTGTCCGCTCCAGAATGCCTGTGTATATGCCGGAAAACAACAGTTGACCGACTGA